In the Planctomycetia bacterium genome, CCGGATGTTATGTCCGCGAACCAGAACGTGGCCGCGGCGGCCGAACGGGTGCGTCTCTCTCGCGTCGGCTGGGTGCGATTCCTGGGCATTTTGGACGCGACCAGCGGCACACGCACGGGGCACGAGTTCGGCCCGGCGCTGCGAATGACGCTGCCGATTTTCAACTGGAATGAAGGCTTGATCATCCGTGCCGAAGCGGAATTGGAACGGGCGCGGCGGCAGCGACAGACGGTCCACAACCAGGTAGTCATGGAAGTCTACCAGGCACATGCCCGCGTAGAGCAGGCCAGGGCGGAATTGGACGTCCTCGACCGGCAGGTGCTGGTCGAAGCGGAGCGATCGCGCACCAGGGCGGAAGGGGCGTTTCGCGAAGGCGACACGGCATACATAATTGTGCTGGAGACCATTCGTCAGGTTCTCGACAGCCGATTGCGTCAACAGCAGCTTCACGCCGACCTCCGCCGCGCCTGGGCCGACTTGGAGCGCAGCGTGGGACGCCGCTTGACTGCCGAGCCGTTGCCACCGCCCGCCGCGCCCTTACCCCCGCCCCAAACCCCATGATTGCACCGCGCCGCCCTTGTCAGAGAGAAATCAAGCTGGCAGTGCTGATGTATTCGTTGCTGTGCTTCGGCTGTAGCGACGATCAGGGGGCGGGCAAGGTCGCTGGATCGAAATCGCCGGCTAATGTACCCAAGGTTTTGAACGAGGCGCAAGTCAATGTCATCACGCTTACGCCGGCGGCAGTAGAGCGGCTGCACCTGCAATATGGAACGATCGAACGCACTGGGGTTCGCCGCGTGCGCATCTATGGCGGCGAAGTACTGGTTCCCGCCGGCAAGACAATCCTTGTCGCAGCGCCGCTCAGTGGCGTACTGCAAGCCACGCCGAACGGAGTACCCCAAGCGGGAACCACCGTCGCGAAGGGAACGCCGCTGTTCACGCTTCTTCCACTCTTGTCGCCCGAGTCTCGAGTTACGCTCGATGCCGCGAAGACGGATGCCCAAGGGCAATTCGACACTGCCACGGCGCAACTCGGCGCGACCCGGATCGCACTCGACCGCGCCAAGCGCGTGTTTCAGACCGAAGCCGGCAGCCGTCGCGCGGTCGACGACGCCCAAGCACTCTTTGATGTGGCTCAGGAGGCGGTCGAGGCGGCCCAGGCGAGGCTGACGCTGTTGGAACGTGCCCTCGGGGCGACCGCTGAAGGGACAGCCGCCGAATTGGATATCGTTGCGCCGCAAGCGGGACTTCTGCGCGCGGTATTGGCGCTGCCCGACCAACAAGTCCCAGTCGGGGCTCCGCTCGTAGAAATTGTCAACTTGGAGCGAGGTTGGGTACGCGTGCCCGTGTATGTCGGGGATCTGACGGCGCTTGATCGCGAGGCCGAAGCCTCGATTGTGGACTTCACGGCCCAAGCGAATGTTACCGGAATTCCCGCGCGACCCGTCGTCGGTCCGCCCTCGGCCAATCCGACCGCAGGCACGGTGGATCTCTTCTATGAGTTCGACAATCCGTCGCTGCAGTACAATCCTGGCCAGCGTGTCGGCGTCAACCTAATGCTACGAGGCGAGGCCGACGCGCTCAGCGTACCGTGGAACGCCGTCGTGCAAGACGTGTACGGAGGCAGTTGGGTCTACGCGAAAGCGGGCGAGCATGCGTTCGAGCGTCGTCGCGTGTCGCCGCGCTATCTGGTCGATGGCCGCATGGTTTTGGCGGACGGTCCGCCGGAAGGGACGGCAGTCGTGACGGACGGGTCGGCCGAACTGTTCGGCACCGAAACCGGGTTCAGCAAATAGCGCCGACAGGAAAGACTCATGCTGTCCGCAATTGTCTCGGCGTCGGTGCGCTATCGCGTGGTGTTGCTGGCGCTCTGTATCGCGCTGCTGGTCGTGGGCTACCGATCATTGCAGCGCGCCCCGTTCGACGTCTTTCCCGAGTTCGCGCCGCCGATCGTCGAAATCCAGACGGAGGCCCCCGGGCTTTCCAGCGAGCAGGTTGAAAACCTGGTCACCGTGCCGTTGGAAAATGCCATGATCGGGATTCCGAACGTCAAGACCGTGCGCTCGAAATCGGTGCTCGGGCTTTCGCAGGTAGTCCTCGTGCTCGAACATGGCGCGGATCACCTGCGCGTGCGGCAGTTGGTACAGGAACGTGTGGCTACCGCTGCGCGTCAGCTTCCAACCATCGCGCAAGCCCCGGTGATTCTGCAACCGCTTTCCTCCACTAGCCGCGTGATGAAAATTGGCGTCTGGTCGGAACAGCTCGATCAACAACAGTTGACCATCCTGGCGCTGTGGACGATTCGCCCCAAGTTGATGAGCGTGCCGGGCGTCGCGAATGTGGCGATTTGGGGGCAACGCAATACACAATTTCAGGTCCTTGTCGATCCGGATCGCTTGCGGGCGCAGGGCGTGTCGCTCGACGCGGTGACGCGCGCGGCGGCCGACGCCACGGCGCTCGACACCGGCGGTTTCCTGGATTCCCCGAACCAACGGATGGCGATTCGCCACGTGTCGCCCGTGCGCACGGCGGAGGACTTGGGCCAGGCCGTCGTGGACTCGCCCGGCAGCGCGCCGATGCTCTTGTGCGATGTGGCGTCCGTCAACACCGGCTTCCCTCCGCCGATTGGCGACGCGGTGATCAACGATGGCCCAGGACTCTTGCTGATTGTCGAAAAACAACCAGAGGGAAACACGCTGGACGTCACGCGAGGCATTGAGCAGGCGTTGGAGGTCCTGAAGCCAGCCTTGGCCAACGTGGAGATCGACTCCACGATCTTTCGTCCGGCGACGTTCATCGAACGCGCGATCCACAACCTGACTCGGGCCTTAGCCATCGGCTGCGCCCTGGTCATCGTGATCCTGATCGCTTTCTTGTTCGACTGGCGGACCGCGGCAATTAGCTTGACGGCCATCCCCCTCTCCCTTGTGACCGCAGTTCTATTGCTTACCTGGGCAGGCGCGACGCTAAACACCATGGTTCTGGCCGGTCTGGTGATCGCCTTGGGAGAGTTGGTCGACGATGCCATTATCGATGTGGAGAACATCGTTCGCCGGGTGCGTTTGAACCGAGCCGCCGGCAGCCCGCTGTCGGCCTTTGAAGTTGTCCTGCGGGCGTCGCTCGAAGTCCGTAGTGCCGTCGTGTTCGCTAGTCTGATCGTCGTCCTCGTCTTCTTGCCGATTTTCTTCCTGGATGGTCTGGCGGGCGCATTCTTCCGTCCCTTGGCGATTGCTTACGTCTTGGCGATTCTTGCCTCGCTCGTAGTCGCACTGACCGTGACCCCTGCGCTGTCGTACGTGCTCCTCACGGGCCGAGCTGCCGAGCGACGCGAGCCCCCGCTCACACGCCTCCTGAAGCGATGGTACGGTGGCATCCTGCCGCGCATCGTCACCCGGCCCTATCTCGCCATGGGCTTGCTGACCGGTGCGTTTCTCATCTCTGGCTGGTTGGCGAATGGACTGGGGCAAGAGTTCTTGCCGCACTTTCGCGAAACCGACTTCTTAATGCACTTCGTGGAAAAACCCGGCACGTCCGTCGAGGCCATGCAGCGCGTCACGGTGGAAGCCAGCCGCGAGTTGCGCGCCATCCCGGGCGTCCGCAATTTCGGCGCGCACATCGGTCGCGCCGAAGTGGCCGACGAAGTTGTCGGCCCGAACTTTACGGAATTGTGGATCAGCATCGACGAAGACGTCGACTACGACGCAACCTTGAAAAAGATCGAGACCGTGGTTCACGACTACCCTGGATTGTATCGTGACGTACTAACTTACCTCCGCGAGCGCATCAAAGAGGTGCTGACCGGTGCGAGCGCTTCGATCGTCGTGCGCATCTACGGTCCGGAGTTGGACGTGCTGCGCTCCAAGGCGAAGGAAGTCGAACAAGCGATCGGCGAAGTTCCGGGCGTGAGCAATCTGAAGACGGAACCACAAGTCTTGGTGCCGCAGGTGGAAATCAGGCTCAAGCCGGATGCCGCGGAACGCTTCGGCATCACCTCCGGACATGTGCGCCGCGCATCAACGACGTTGCTTAAAGGCCTGAAAGTCGGCGAGATCTTCGAAGGGGAGAAGCGTTTTGACGTCGTCGTCTGGGGCGATCCCAAGGTCCGCACCGACGTCGCCTCGCTCCAATCGCTACCGATCGATACGCCCAGCGGCATGCAAGTGCGTTTGGGAGACGTCGCCGAGGTGTTCATCGCGCCCACGCCGAATGAAATCAAACGTGAAAACACCTCGCGCCGACTGGACGTCACTTGCGATGTGCAAGGTCGCGATCTGGCCTCGGTGGCGCAAGAAATCGAAGTCGCCGTCCATGGTTTGTCCTATCCGTCGGGCTACCATCCGGAACTTCTCGGCGAGTACGCGGCCACCCGCGCCGCTACGCAGCGGCTGTACGCACTGGCCGCCGCCGCTATGGTCGGGATCGTGTTGCTGTTGCACGTCGATTTTCAGGCCTGGCGGCCGACGCTGCTCGTGGCCCTGACGGTGCCGTTCGCCCTGATCGGCGGCGTCGTCGCGGTTTGGCTGAGCGGCGGCGTGTTATCCCTCGGCTCGATCGTCGGCTTCGTGACAGTGCTCGGAATCGCAGCCCGCAATGGCATCATGATGATCAGCCATTTCCGGCACTTGGAACTGGAAGAGCAGCAGCCATTCGGGGCTGACCTGGTCATTCGCGGCGCGGAAGAGCGCATTGCGCCCATTCTCATGACGGCCTTGGCCACTGGGCTGGCGCTCGTGCCATTAGTCGTCGCGGGCGATCAGCCCGGGCATGAAATCGAGTATCCGCTGGCCGTGGTTATTCTCGGCGGGCTCGTGACCTCGACGGCGCTCAATCTCTTTTTCGTGCCGGCGCTCTACCTCAGGTTCGGACGAGTCCCAGCCAGCACGGCCGCTTAGGTCGATGGCTGCCGTGCCGAGACGAGGTACGTCGTCCGATGTTTCACCCAGCGCAGCGTCGCATAGCCCATTGCACCCGCCGGGAGGATGAAGCGCCAATGCGGCTCGATATGCAGCTGCCGTTCGACGATGAGATGCTCGACAAACTCGAGCGCGCCGAAGGCGAACAGAACTCCGAAGGCCGTGGTGTACTCGCGACGAATTACCTTGCGCCAATCCAGCGGCGTTTGCGGTCCTCGCCACTGACGCTTCTTTGGCACGAACGCCGGGGTTCCTGTGGCCCATTGCACGAAGGCATCGCCGAACTTGCGGCGGAGAAACTCTTCTTCCGCAAACATGATCCGCTCGTAGTAGAGCCAAAACACCGCGCAGAAGGCGATCGTCAGCCAGAGGTGATGAAAGAACAGGGCGATTCCCAACCAAATCAGGAAGTTGCCCAAGTAGAGCGGATGCCGGACGACCGAATACCAGCCGCGCGAGTTAAGGCACTCGGCGATTTGTTGTCGCGTATTGCGGCCCGACGTACCTTCGGGCGTATGTCCGACGACATGCGCGCGAATGGCCATGCCGGCCAGCGAGACCGCCAAACAACAGAGCATCCAGGCCTCTTGCAAGGAATGCAAGTGCTGCGGGTAGTCAAAATCCAGGCAGGCCTGGACCACGAGCAACAGCAATACGAACGGCAGGTAGCTGCGCCAACGAAACAGCCAGTTGCCCTGGGCTTCCCACTCTTCTTTGAGTGCCATGCATTGACTCGAAGCTGCGGTGATTGGATCAAGGGAGGTGGAACAGGTCTGGCAGCAGTTCCATCGTGCGCGCGTAGGCCAGCCCTTCTCCAGCGACCGGAATGATCATCCACCGCAGCGCGTTGAGGCATTCTCGACGCAGCCCGACGACGTTGACCTCAATGACTGGGGGCGCGCGGTATCCGCGCAGCCGAGGCCAGAAGCGGGGAACAGTATTGCAATAGGACGTGTACTCATCACCAAAGCGATGATGAAGGCGAAACTCTTCTGAGCCAACGGTCACACGAAGATAAACAAAGGTGGCCAGTAACGCCCCCACCGCTAGGGTCAGATTCTGCAGGAAAACAACGAGCGACATCAGCATCAAGAACGTGCCGAAATACAGCGGGTTGCGGCAGAGCGAATACGGTCCCAAAGTCGCCAGCCCGCTCCCCTTGCGCCCGCCGATATAGAGCGTGGCCCAGAAGCGAAAGAAAGCTCCGCAAACGAATAGGACAAACGCGGCCAGGTCAAATTCCAGATCACCCAGCGTGCCTTCACCCACGTACGGCTTCGAAAACAGCGCGCCGACCGCGAAGGGGGCGAGAATGGCGAAGGCCAGCAAGCCGCGGCCGCGAACCCAGCGGCTTTGCGGAGGGAGCGAAGTGATTGCGTCCATGCGAATGTTGCCAAGTCTAGACCGGTAGCGATCCCTCACCAATGAGGTGCAGGGAATCTAACTATGGATGTCGTAGT is a window encoding:
- a CDS encoding efflux RND transporter periplasmic adaptor subunit, producing MIAPRRPCQREIKLAVLMYSLLCFGCSDDQGAGKVAGSKSPANVPKVLNEAQVNVITLTPAAVERLHLQYGTIERTGVRRVRIYGGEVLVPAGKTILVAAPLSGVLQATPNGVPQAGTTVAKGTPLFTLLPLLSPESRVTLDAAKTDAQGQFDTATAQLGATRIALDRAKRVFQTEAGSRRAVDDAQALFDVAQEAVEAAQARLTLLERALGATAEGTAAELDIVAPQAGLLRAVLALPDQQVPVGAPLVEIVNLERGWVRVPVYVGDLTALDREAEASIVDFTAQANVTGIPARPVVGPPSANPTAGTVDLFYEFDNPSLQYNPGQRVGVNLMLRGEADALSVPWNAVVQDVYGGSWVYAKAGEHAFERRRVSPRYLVDGRMVLADGPPEGTAVVTDGSAELFGTETGFSK
- a CDS encoding efflux RND transporter permease subunit, whose amino-acid sequence is MLSAIVSASVRYRVVLLALCIALLVVGYRSLQRAPFDVFPEFAPPIVEIQTEAPGLSSEQVENLVTVPLENAMIGIPNVKTVRSKSVLGLSQVVLVLEHGADHLRVRQLVQERVATAARQLPTIAQAPVILQPLSSTSRVMKIGVWSEQLDQQQLTILALWTIRPKLMSVPGVANVAIWGQRNTQFQVLVDPDRLRAQGVSLDAVTRAAADATALDTGGFLDSPNQRMAIRHVSPVRTAEDLGQAVVDSPGSAPMLLCDVASVNTGFPPPIGDAVINDGPGLLLIVEKQPEGNTLDVTRGIEQALEVLKPALANVEIDSTIFRPATFIERAIHNLTRALAIGCALVIVILIAFLFDWRTAAISLTAIPLSLVTAVLLLTWAGATLNTMVLAGLVIALGELVDDAIIDVENIVRRVRLNRAAGSPLSAFEVVLRASLEVRSAVVFASLIVVLVFLPIFFLDGLAGAFFRPLAIAYVLAILASLVVALTVTPALSYVLLTGRAAERREPPLTRLLKRWYGGILPRIVTRPYLAMGLLTGAFLISGWLANGLGQEFLPHFRETDFLMHFVEKPGTSVEAMQRVTVEASRELRAIPGVRNFGAHIGRAEVADEVVGPNFTELWISIDEDVDYDATLKKIETVVHDYPGLYRDVLTYLRERIKEVLTGASASIVVRIYGPELDVLRSKAKEVEQAIGEVPGVSNLKTEPQVLVPQVEIRLKPDAAERFGITSGHVRRASTTLLKGLKVGEIFEGEKRFDVVVWGDPKVRTDVASLQSLPIDTPSGMQVRLGDVAEVFIAPTPNEIKRENTSRRLDVTCDVQGRDLASVAQEIEVAVHGLSYPSGYHPELLGEYAATRAATQRLYALAAAAMVGIVLLLHVDFQAWRPTLLVALTVPFALIGGVVAVWLSGGVLSLGSIVGFVTVLGIAARNGIMMISHFRHLELEEQQPFGADLVIRGAEERIAPILMTALATGLALVPLVVAGDQPGHEIEYPLAVVILGGLVTSTALNLFFVPALYLRFGRVPASTAA
- a CDS encoding isoprenylcysteine carboxylmethyltransferase family protein; translated protein: MALKEEWEAQGNWLFRWRSYLPFVLLLLVVQACLDFDYPQHLHSLQEAWMLCCLAVSLAGMAIRAHVVGHTPEGTSGRNTRQQIAECLNSRGWYSVVRHPLYLGNFLIWLGIALFFHHLWLTIAFCAVFWLYYERIMFAEEEFLRRKFGDAFVQWATGTPAFVPKKRQWRGPQTPLDWRKVIRREYTTAFGVLFAFGALEFVEHLIVERQLHIEPHWRFILPAGAMGYATLRWVKHRTTYLVSARQPST
- a CDS encoding isoprenylcysteine carboxylmethyltransferase family protein, translating into MLAFAILAPFAVGALFSKPYVGEGTLGDLEFDLAAFVLFVCGAFFRFWATLYIGGRKGSGLATLGPYSLCRNPLYFGTFLMLMSLVVFLQNLTLAVGALLATFVYLRVTVGSEEFRLHHRFGDEYTSYCNTVPRFWPRLRGYRAPPVIEVNVVGLRRECLNALRWMIIPVAGEGLAYARTMELLPDLFHLP